CGACGTCGTGATGGACGGAAAGGTGCACCGGCACTGGGGCTTCGGCGGCGGTCCGCACCGCTGCCTAGGGTCACACCTGGCCCGCATGGAGCTCACGCTCGTGCTCGACGCGTGGCTCAAGCGCATTCCCGAGTTCGCCGTGGAACCCGGCTATGAGCCGCACATCGCTTTCCCCGCACAGACTTTCGCGCTGCAACGCCTACCTCTGAAATTCGGGTAGCGATCTCCCGTGAATCACTCACACACGCTACGAAGGGATCTGCCGGTGTCTCTCACGAGTGGTGTCGGCAATGGGTTACGGTGAGTCGTGATGTCTTCCTCACCGCTCACCGCCGAAGCCGCCAGCATCGCCGTCGTCTGCGTGGAATGCCAAAACGGCGTTCTCGGTGCGGAATCGGTGTTACCTGCACTGGCTGCCGACGCCGGTGATCTGGTTGCGAACCTAGGCCGCCTGCTGAACGCGGCGCGCAACAACGGAATACGCGTAATTCATGCCACCTATGAGGGACTGCTGGGTGGCACCCCAACCGGCACGGCCCGCCTTTGGCGGGCACTGGCCCCGGCCACCGCCAGCTGGGCACCCGGCACAACGGCCACCCAAGTGGTTGACTCCCTGCTGGGACCCGACGACCTCGTCCTTCCACGCCACCACGGGTTGTTCCCCACCCTCGACTCCGAATTGTTGCCCGTGTTACGCGGTCTGGGCATCCGGACGATCGTCCTGACCGGGGTGTCACTCAACCTCGCCATCACCCACACCGCAGGGCATGTCACCCAAGCCGGGTTCGAGCTCGTGG
This is a stretch of genomic DNA from Mycobacterium sp. ELW1. It encodes these proteins:
- a CDS encoding cysteine hydrolase; the encoded protein is MSSSPLTAEAASIAVVCVECQNGVLGAESVLPALAADAGDLVANLGRLLNAARNNGIRVIHATYEGLLGGTPTGTARLWRALAPATASWAPGTTATQVVDSLLGPDDLVLPRHHGLFPTLDSELLPVLRGLGIRTIVLTGVSLNLAITHTAGHVTQAGFELVVPRDAVGGTPADYAEQVLRNTIAVLGRLTTVDDLITEWADSGGVGA